One genomic region from Drosophila subpulchrella strain 33 F10 #4 breed RU33 chromosome 2R, RU_Dsub_v1.1 Primary Assembly, whole genome shotgun sequence encodes:
- the LOC119549237 gene encoding cullin-4A, with product MSAAKKYKPMDTTELHENTENIAACLKKAENAAPTAAAASSLGRSAFAAQNMNSASTNGERLPNFSKLGGSHAEIRTASTTSNLLNRMGAIHNSKPGDVKKIVIKNFKAKPTLPDNYSEDTYVKLEEAVIAIQLSKPIKYSLEELYQAVVNMCSHKMDAQLYAKLKELTEQHVKRNIKLKELTGGSMDKLILLEKINHWWLSFCQQMIMIRSIFLYMDRTYVLQNSSIHSIWDMGLDLFRIHFAQNSVVQKRTVDGLLTLIEKERQGSTVDRGLLKSLVRMLCDLQIYTSSFEEKFLDATNQLYKAESQRKMQELEVPEYLQHVNKRLAEENERLRHYLDSSTKHPLIYNVEKELLAEHLTSILQKGLDSLLEDNRLNDLTLLYGLLSRVKNGTSELCGNFNGFIKKKGRTIVIDPEKDKSMVQDLLDFKDKMDVIVRTCFEHNEKFTNSLREAFEFFINQRANKPAELIAKYVDMKLRSGNKGTTDEELEKTLDKIMVLFRFIHGKDVFEAFYKKDLAKRLLVGKSASVDSEKSMLSKLKQECGGGFTSKLEGMFKDMELSRDINTAFRGHALSNNRDVHNLDLCVSILTMGYWPTYAPTEVTMPPQFINPQQIFNKFYLEKHSGRKLQWQPTLGNCMLRAQFDAGPKELLVSLFQALVLLLFNDKPILSYEEILAATLIEDGELRRTLQSLACGRARVITKTPKGREILDGDQFDFNNEFTNKLFRIKINQIQMKETNEEQKATEERVFQDRQYQIDAAIVRIMKMRKTLSHNLLITELFNQLTFPVKPADLKKRIESLIDRDYMERDKDNQNQYNYVA from the exons ATGAGTGCTGCCAAGAAGTACAAGCCCATGGACACAACTGAGCTGCACGAGAATACCGAGAACATAGCCGCCTGCCTGAAGAAGGCCGAGAACGCCGCCCCCACCGCAGCCGCCGCCTCGAGCCTGGGCCGCAGTGCCTTCGCTGCCCAAAACATGAACTCCGCGTCTACCAACGGCGAGCGCCTGCCAAACTTCTCCAAGCTGGGCGGCAGCCATGCCGAGATTCGCACGGCTTCAACTACCTCAAACCTTCTCAATCGCATGGGGGCCATACACAACAGCAAGCCCGGCGACGTCAAGAAGATAGTGATTAAGAACTTCAAGG CTAAGCCCACACTGCCCGATAACTACTCCGAGGACACGTACGTGAAGCTCGAGGAGGCCGTTATCGCCATCCAACTCTCGAAGCCCATAAAATATTCGCTGGAAGAGCTCTACCAGGCGGTGGTGAACATGTGCAGCCACAAGATGGATGCGCAGTTGTACGCAAAACTGAAGGAGCTGACTGAGCAGCACGTAAAGCGCAATATTAAGCTCAAGGAGCTCACTGGCGGGAGCATGGACAAACTG ATTTTGCTGGAAAAGATCAACCACTGGTGGCTTTCGTTCTGCCAGCAGATGATCATGATTCGCAGCATATTCTTGTACATGGACCGGACCTATGTGCTGCAGAACTCGTCCATTCACTCGATTTGGGACATGGGGCTGGACCTTTTTCGCATCCATTTTGCTCAGAACAGCGTCGTCCAAAAGCGGACCGTCGACGGTTTACTAACGCTGATCGAAAAGGAACGCCAGGGTTCCACCGTGGACCGAGGTCTGTTAAAGAGTTTGGTGCGCATGCTGTGCGACCTGCAGATCTACACCAGCTCCTTTGAGGAGAAGTTCCTGGACGCAACCAACCAACTGTACAAGGCTGAGAGTCAACGCAAGATGCAGGAACTGGAGGTGCCCGAGTACTTACAGCACGTCAACAAGCGTTTGGCGGAGGAGAACGAGCGCTTGCGGCACTATCTGGACTCCAGCACAAA GCATCCGCTGATATACAATGTGGAAAAGGAGCTTCTCGCGGAACACCTAACGTCAATATTGCAAAAGGGCTTGGATTCGTTGTTGGAAGACAACAGACTGAACGACCTCACACTTTTGTACGGCCTGCTTAGTCGAGTCAAAAATGGAACCTCTGAGCTGTGTGGCAACTTCAACGGTTTCATCAAG AAAAAGGGGCGCACCATTGTTATCGATCCTGAGAAAGATAAGAGCATGGTACAAGACTTGCTAGATTTCAAGGATAAAATGGATGTGATCGTTCGCACTTGCTTCGAGCACAATGAGAAATTCACAAACTCGTTGCGCGAGGCCTTTGAGTTCTTTATCAACCAGCGTGCCAACAAGCCGGCCGAACTCATTG CTAAATACGTAGACATGAAACTGCGATCAGGTAACAAGGGAACCACCGATGAGGAGTTGGAGAAGACTCTGGATAAAATCATGGTTCTGTTCCGCTTTATACACGGCAAGGACGTATTTGAAGCGTTTTACAAAAAG GACTTGGCCAAACGACTACTTGTGGGCAAATCGGCCTCAGTGGATTCCGAAAAGAGTATGCTGTCCAAGCTAAAACAGGAGTGCGGCGGAGGATTCACTTCCAAGCTGGAGGGAATGTTTAAGGACATGGAGTTGAGCCGGGATATCAACACAGCGTTCCGCGGACACGCGTTAAGCAACAATCGCGATGTCCACAACTTGGACTTGTGCGTCAGCATTCTAACTATGGGGTACTGGCCAACATATGCGCCCACGGAAGTCACAATGCCGCCACAGTTTATTAATCCGCAGCAGATTTTCAACAAGTTTTATCTGGAAAAGCACAGCGGGCGGAAGTTGCAGTGGCAGCCAACTTTGGGAAATTGTATGCTGCGTGCGCAGTTTGATGCG GGTCCAAAGGAATTGTTGGTCTCGCTGTTTCAAGCGCTTGTGCTGTTATTGTTCAACGATAAGCCAATTCTAAGCTACGAGGAGATATTGGCCGCGACCCTCATTGAGGACGGAGAGTTGCGTAGGACACTTCAATCTCTGGCTTGTGGTCGCGCCCGCGTTATAACGAAAACACCGAAAGGTCGCGAAATTTTAGATGGCGATCAGTTCGACTTCAACAATGAGTTCACAAACAAATTGTTCAGAATCAAGATCAACCAAATACAGATGAAGGAGACG AACGAGGAGCAAAAGGCGACGGAAGAGCGAGTTTTCCAGGATCGTCAGTATCAAATAGATGCGGCTATTGTGCGAATTATGAAAATGCGGAAAACGCTAAGCCACAATCTACTCATCACCGAGCTGTTCAACCAGCTGACCTTCCCCGTCAAG CCCGCTGACTTAAAAAAGCGTATCGAGTCGCTCATCGATCGCGACTATATGGAGCGGGACAAGGATAATCAAAATCAATACAACTATGTGGCATAA
- the LOC119549244 gene encoding uncharacterized protein LOC119549244, with protein sequence MNTKPDNKPPFKKVRKINGANFPARRIPQNVLKRTLEITSNPEDGFWLNKSTSCAPPISYELYSNARRSTTFEKLRLARNCLMQRDYKNLAKILASNHTGDSSFERISFELFMDIANILQKHPKLNTKVAKSQEKPTPPKSPSDEEEETMEALEF encoded by the coding sequence ATGAACACAAAACCTGACAACAAACCACCATTTAAAAAGGTGCGAAAAATAAATGGGGCAAACTTTCCAGCTAGAAGAATACCTCAAAACGTTCTGAAACGCACCCTCGAAATAACATCCAATCCCGAGGACGGTTTTTGGCTTAATAAAAGCACATCGTGCGCTCCTCCAATCAGCTATGAATTATACAGCAATGCAAGACGATCTACTACCTTTGAAAAACTACGATTGGCTCGAAACTGCCTTATGCAGCGTGACTACAAGAACCTGGCTAAAATATTGGCCTCCAATCATACCGGTGACTCTTCGTTCGAAAGAATCAGTTTCGAATTATTCATGGATATAGCAAACATTCTccaaaaacacccaaaactcAACACAAAGGTTGCCAAATCCCAAGAAAAACCGACTCCTCCCAAAAGTCCCTCTGATGAGGAGGAGGAAACCATGGAAGCCCTTGAATTTTAG